In Thermococcus sp., a single window of DNA contains:
- a CDS encoding ABC transporter ATP-binding protein, translated as MLRIENLVKRYGSLTALNGLNLEVKQGKVYGFLGPNGAGKSTTILSTLGLIYPQDGRIEVFGKEVFRGGRYDEGKLVNVKGRIGYMPEHATLWDFLTPLQTLDILGQSFGIPKGERLKRARELLETVNLWNVRDRKVGKLSKGMRQRLLLAQALINDPELLILDEPMTGLDPRGIAEFKDIIRKQKKDGKTVFFSSHILAHVEEVCDTVGVIVRGKLRVEDSIDNIKSDFLKKGGYLILLETSKPVNFDDVEWKVERVSETKYKIKAAADVREQVNDLVWEQGAKILQLMVRVPSLEEIFLKMVNEGDEGRGH; from the coding sequence GTGCTTAGGATAGAGAACCTTGTTAAGAGGTACGGCAGTTTAACGGCCCTCAACGGGCTTAACCTTGAGGTTAAGCAGGGAAAGGTGTACGGTTTCCTTGGACCCAACGGTGCGGGCAAATCCACAACGATTCTAAGCACCCTGGGCTTGATATACCCTCAGGATGGCAGGATTGAAGTGTTTGGGAAAGAGGTGTTCCGGGGGGGACGCTACGACGAGGGCAAACTGGTCAATGTGAAGGGCAGAATAGGGTACATGCCAGAGCACGCAACCCTCTGGGATTTCCTGACTCCTCTCCAGACTCTGGACATACTCGGCCAGTCCTTTGGAATACCAAAGGGCGAACGGCTCAAACGGGCCAGGGAACTCCTTGAGACTGTTAACCTGTGGAACGTTAGGGACAGGAAGGTCGGCAAGCTCTCAAAGGGAATGCGCCAGAGGCTTCTGCTGGCACAGGCGCTCATCAACGATCCCGAACTCCTGATACTTGATGAACCGATGACCGGCCTAGACCCCCGTGGGATAGCGGAGTTCAAGGACATAATCAGGAAGCAAAAAAAGGACGGGAAAACGGTCTTCTTTTCGTCTCATATCCTTGCCCACGTTGAGGAGGTCTGCGATACCGTCGGTGTCATCGTCCGGGGCAAACTCCGTGTTGAGGACAGCATAGACAACATAAAGTCGGACTTCCTGAAGAAGGGAGGGTACCTGATACTCCTTGAGACCAGCAAACCGGTCAACTTTGATGATGTCGAGTGGAAAGTTGAACGGGTCAGCGAAACCAAGTACAAGATAAAGGCCGCTGCGGACGTACGGGAGCAGGTCAACGACCTCGTATGGGAGCAGGGAGCGAAGATCCTCCAGCTTATGGTCAGGGTCCCAAGCCTTGAGGAGATCTTCCTTAAGATGGTGAACGAGGGAGATGAGGGGCGCGGTCACTGA
- a CDS encoding exosome complex RNA-binding protein Csl4: MNERKRIHDGDLVLPGDYLGVIEEYFPGEGVKEENGELYAIRAGRVSIDPNRMEISVEAVTDTPPLPEVGDIVVGRVIEVKPQAAIVQLVRIEGRENEREIATSKLAGIHVSQVKGGYVESLLNEFRIGDIVRARVVSNEKSPIQLSTKGADLGVVYALCTRCRSPLIRRGDKLICPKCGHVETRKLSSFYRKLKV, encoded by the coding sequence ATGAATGAGAGGAAAAGAATACATGATGGAGACCTCGTTCTTCCAGGCGATTACCTCGGTGTTATCGAAGAGTACTTCCCAGGAGAGGGTGTAAAGGAAGAAAACGGCGAGCTTTATGCAATAAGGGCGGGCAGGGTCAGCATCGACCCGAATCGGATGGAGATAAGCGTTGAAGCCGTAACCGACACCCCGCCTCTTCCGGAGGTTGGGGACATAGTTGTTGGCAGGGTGATAGAGGTAAAACCCCAGGCTGCGATAGTGCAGCTGGTCAGAATAGAGGGGCGTGAAAATGAGAGGGAGATAGCCACTTCAAAGCTCGCGGGCATTCACGTTTCTCAGGTTAAGGGCGGTTACGTCGAGAGTCTGCTCAACGAGTTCCGTATTGGGGATATAGTAAGGGCGAGGGTCGTCTCAAATGAGAAGAGCCCCATTCAACTTTCGACCAAGGGAGCGGATCTGGGGGTTGTCTATGCTCTTTGCACTCGGTGCAGGTCCCCGCTGATCCGAAGGGGCGATAAACTTATATGTCCCAAGTGCGGGCACGTGGAGACAAGGAAGCTCTCGTCCTTCTACAGGAAGCTGAAGGTGTGA
- a CDS encoding beta-ribofuranosylaminobenzene 5'-phosphate synthase family protein codes for MRVITPRRLHLGLIDPSGTLGRRFGSIGVGLEGGYEIRVTAGNSLRISASGEDYETIKRTIGRMNGAFETGVGYSIDVLRTIPRHVGFGSTTQLSLAVASAISKLNNLGVSTERLAEVLGRGRNGGAGIYTFIHGGFVVDGGSKAGIPPLIFREEIPEDWAFLLVTPETGRGFDEEEEKPIMEKVRGRVDVAMEISYRVLLGLLPALRERDIRGFGKHLSIIQRLVGKHFEAYQGGEFREDVEVALEFLRTNTYGCGQSSWGPTVYGLIRKSDYPRLRTEIGDYLEEHGVGAKVELGLPRNSGAEIITENVFLEKLIGEVVG; via the coding sequence ATGAGGGTGATAACTCCTAGACGGCTGCACCTGGGACTTATAGATCCATCGGGAACGCTCGGCAGGCGTTTTGGCAGCATTGGGGTTGGTCTGGAGGGTGGATACGAGATAAGGGTAACCGCGGGGAATTCTCTTAGGATAAGTGCCAGCGGGGAGGATTACGAGACCATAAAACGAACCATTGGACGGATGAACGGCGCCTTCGAGACGGGAGTTGGATACTCCATAGATGTTCTCCGAACCATTCCGCGGCACGTGGGCTTCGGCTCCACAACTCAGCTGAGTCTGGCCGTGGCCTCGGCTATCTCCAAACTGAACAACCTAGGTGTTTCAACGGAGAGACTGGCGGAGGTTCTTGGCAGGGGAAGAAACGGCGGGGCGGGGATCTACACGTTTATCCATGGAGGATTCGTTGTAGACGGCGGCTCAAAGGCGGGGATACCCCCTCTGATCTTCAGGGAAGAGATTCCTGAGGACTGGGCTTTTTTACTCGTAACCCCTGAAACCGGGAGGGGCTTTGATGAGGAGGAGGAGAAACCGATAATGGAGAAGGTTAGAGGCAGGGTGGATGTGGCAATGGAGATATCTTACAGGGTACTCCTGGGGTTACTGCCGGCACTGAGGGAGCGTGACATCCGTGGATTCGGAAAGCATCTCTCAATCATTCAGCGTCTGGTGGGGAAGCACTTTGAGGCGTATCAGGGGGGAGAGTTCAGGGAGGACGTGGAAGTTGCACTGGAATTCCTCAGGACCAACACGTATGGTTGCGGTCAGAGCTCCTGGGGACCTACCGTCTACGGGCTGATACGGAAGTCAGACTACCCACGCCTCCGCACCGAGATTGGGGATTACCTTGAGGAACATGGCGTGGGGGCGAAGGTTGAACTCGGTCTCCCCCGCAATTCCGGTGCTGAGATCATAACCGAGAACGTTTTCCTTGAGAAACTCATCGGGGAGGTGGTGGGATGA
- the folP gene encoding dihydropteroate synthase, translating to MKFAGVGLERPRIMGVINVSPESFYKDSVAGDEEALIGMATKMVADGAAFIDVGAKSTAPYLETQIPVEEEKRRALWAVRTIREHVDVPISIDTTSAEVAEEAIKAGADIINDVTGLKGDRRMGEIAGEYGTPIIVCAHGDVSNLSNPLHTVTDLLKESIAIAERHGVEEVVVDPAVGFLRPEWPPWYEWDSSIIANLNLLKVLGRPILVGVSRKSFIGAITGRGNPTERLPGSLAATAIAVINGASIVRTHDVRETIDAIRVASFIRGFRP from the coding sequence ATGAAGTTCGCGGGCGTTGGTCTTGAAAGGCCCAGGATAATGGGGGTCATCAACGTCTCTCCGGAGAGTTTTTATAAGGACAGCGTTGCTGGGGACGAGGAAGCGCTTATAGGGATGGCCACGAAAATGGTGGCAGATGGGGCAGCCTTCATAGATGTGGGGGCGAAATCGACGGCCCCGTACCTGGAAACGCAGATTCCAGTTGAGGAGGAAAAAAGGAGGGCTCTCTGGGCCGTCAGAACCATTCGCGAGCACGTTGATGTGCCGATAAGCATAGATACAACCAGCGCGGAGGTGGCTGAAGAGGCCATAAAAGCCGGTGCGGACATCATAAACGATGTAACGGGCCTCAAAGGAGACCGTAGAATGGGAGAGATAGCAGGGGAGTACGGGACCCCCATAATTGTCTGCGCCCATGGTGATGTCAGCAACCTCAGTAACCCCCTGCACACGGTCACTGACCTGCTCAAAGAGAGCATCGCCATAGCCGAGAGGCACGGAGTGGAAGAGGTCGTGGTTGACCCCGCAGTAGGGTTCCTGAGGCCGGAGTGGCCGCCGTGGTACGAGTGGGATTCCAGCATAATAGCGAACCTGAACCTACTGAAAGTCCTCGGCAGACCGATACTCGTGGGTGTTTCCAGAAAATCCTTCATAGGAGCAATAACGGGCAGAGGGAATCCAACGGAGCGGTTGCCCGGAAGTCTCGCGGCCACGGCGATAGCCGTTATCAACGGAGCGAGTATAGTGCGCACCCATGACGTGAGGGAAACCATCGATGCCATCAGGGTGGCTTCATTCATACGCGGCTTCCGACCCTAG
- a CDS encoding DUF2067 family protein, giving the protein MARAKKVVVIHVRDEREKEEFFRELQKLRLPAFIYVHGRLNDLKINVQGTKNEIREATYRIKEIHKRIRAKLYPDRRGFYRYNVDDLFRECGTSVSLPVLLKTLELLGEHAEVREGELVTSLPFDGLKEVVGKLGEYLADLSYRTTKQIREVILPVSVAKGMEPEEVLDMLVGLTLAEWKEDKFKYELIKNKEQAMELLLNRLKSGKGEEHED; this is encoded by the coding sequence ATGGCGAGGGCCAAGAAAGTAGTGGTTATCCACGTTCGGGATGAGCGGGAGAAGGAGGAGTTTTTCAGGGAGCTACAGAAGCTTCGTCTGCCCGCCTTCATCTACGTCCATGGAAGGCTTAACGACCTGAAGATCAACGTTCAGGGAACCAAGAACGAGATACGGGAGGCGACCTACAGGATAAAGGAGATCCACAAGCGGATCAGGGCGAAGCTGTACCCGGACAGACGGGGTTTTTACCGGTACAACGTTGATGATCTGTTCAGAGAATGTGGGACCAGTGTTTCCCTCCCGGTCCTGCTAAAGACCCTGGAACTGCTCGGGGAACATGCCGAGGTGAGGGAGGGTGAGCTGGTGACGTCTCTGCCTTTTGATGGGCTTAAGGAGGTCGTTGGCAAACTCGGCGAATACCTTGCGGACCTGTCCTACCGGACAACCAAACAGATACGTGAGGTCATCCTTCCTGTCTCCGTGGCCAAGGGGATGGAGCCGGAAGAGGTCCTCGACATGCTGGTTGGGCTGACACTGGCCGAGTGGAAGGAGGATAAGTTTAAATATGAACTTATCAAGAACAAGGAGCAGGCAATGGAGCTGCTGCTGAACCGTTTAAAGAGCGGAAAGGGTGAGGAACATGAAGATTGA
- a CDS encoding DUF432 domain-containing protein, whose translation MFGEHRLKTQFIKIADQKIHLVEDRKGLVRYRRGNIERLIKGDGEVLKLLPAPAVGYGVSLLMVKLRERIVVPPKGSFQGFLDVPVEIDVEIGNLSIDHFIVGREKYALYGTIENGKIARYHVGPFYVDEPEAMGIAKVILSNPTKEWKGLDRIIFPIRGSTMYYKGNRAYYPLILITLKDHFPEVNNTGKAPVEGAVRVGSGEPLPNFRMRWEG comes from the coding sequence ATGTTCGGTGAACACCGGCTGAAAACCCAGTTCATAAAAATCGCCGACCAAAAAATTCACCTGGTTGAGGACAGGAAGGGCCTCGTCCGATACAGGAGGGGCAACATCGAACGGCTCATAAAAGGGGATGGAGAGGTACTCAAACTGCTCCCCGCCCCTGCTGTGGGCTACGGTGTGTCCCTGCTTATGGTAAAGCTGAGGGAGAGAATAGTGGTTCCGCCGAAGGGCTCCTTCCAGGGTTTTCTAGATGTGCCGGTGGAGATAGACGTCGAGATAGGGAACCTATCCATAGACCATTTTATCGTCGGCAGGGAAAAATACGCACTCTATGGAACTATAGAGAACGGGAAGATAGCCCGATACCACGTGGGACCATTTTACGTGGATGAACCCGAGGCAATGGGCATTGCAAAGGTCATCCTCTCTAACCCAACGAAGGAATGGAAGGGCCTGGACAGGATCATTTTCCCCATAAGGGGAAGCACGATGTACTACAAGGGGAACAGGGCGTATTATCCACTCATCTTAATCACGTTGAAGGATCATTTTCCAGAGGTCAACAACACGGGGAAGGCCCCTGTTGAGGGGGCGGTTAGGGTCGGAAGCGGGGAGCCCCTGCCCAACTTCAGGATGAGGTGGGAGGGATGA
- a CDS encoding AI-2E family transporter — MKIEAIVWLAVSVVILYLVWKTLSPVLSPIIIAATLVYILYPLHRRLSTRIGIRASAFILTAVVTLMTFLFIIGFAVWMSDVKQSLVYYLNAVFNWLISLNLPPALSELINKLSESISQRFEGYILGYTYSLPKLSFQALVMIFVFYGILVNARSIQDEIYSLLPSENRELAVKLMEKTEKTLNDLLRSWLTISVLKGVAVTLGFFALHIVTIGEAIALGIFTVLLELLPVVGGWITWLGGVVYLLNGGGIVKALLLTLYGLVFVSPVPDMVLRPKVSMRERGISAMISFIGILGGLMAFGIVGIIIGPVVLGLMATLLEEWKETRKGARVGSRV, encoded by the coding sequence ATGAAGATTGAAGCCATAGTCTGGCTCGCGGTTTCGGTGGTTATACTGTACCTGGTCTGGAAAACCCTCAGTCCAGTTCTATCCCCAATAATCATAGCTGCGACGCTGGTCTATATCCTGTACCCCCTTCATAGGAGGCTCTCCACTCGTATAGGGATCAGGGCTTCTGCATTCATTCTAACCGCTGTGGTCACCTTGATGACTTTCCTCTTCATAATCGGTTTTGCTGTCTGGATGAGCGATGTCAAGCAGTCCCTTGTTTACTACCTGAACGCGGTCTTCAACTGGCTTATCTCACTTAACTTGCCCCCTGCCCTATCTGAGCTGATCAACAAGCTCAGTGAAAGCATATCACAGCGTTTTGAGGGTTACATACTGGGGTACACCTATTCCCTGCCCAAACTCTCCTTCCAGGCTTTGGTTATGATATTCGTTTTTTACGGGATCCTTGTAAACGCGAGGTCCATACAGGACGAGATCTATTCCCTGCTCCCTTCAGAGAACAGAGAACTGGCCGTTAAACTCATGGAGAAAACCGAAAAAACGCTGAACGACCTCCTTCGGAGCTGGCTGACGATCAGTGTCCTGAAGGGGGTGGCCGTCACCCTCGGATTCTTTGCCCTTCACATCGTCACGATAGGGGAGGCTATAGCCCTCGGTATTTTCACCGTTCTCCTTGAGTTGCTCCCGGTGGTGGGAGGATGGATAACGTGGCTGGGCGGTGTTGTGTACCTCCTAAACGGAGGAGGAATCGTAAAGGCTCTCCTCTTAACCCTCTACGGGCTCGTCTTCGTTTCCCCCGTTCCGGACATGGTCTTGCGTCCAAAGGTCAGCATGAGGGAGCGAGGGATAAGTGCCATGATATCCTTCATAGGTATACTAGGGGGGTTGATGGCCTTTGGAATAGTGGGGATCATAATAGGGCCCGTCGTCTTGGGTCTTATGGCGACTCTGCTGGAGGAGTGGAAGGAGACCAGGAAGGGGGCTAGGGTCGGAAGCCGCGTATGA
- a CDS encoding ribonuclease III family protein, with product MEYRRDFRDKGLSKLGDSLVNLMYSLALSEYLGRPTGERVPNASLAIALELSGLRGLVPPRTDKHGRGDIAEAVIAYAWLEGKITIEEAVEIILENLNDDVTHFTRNKEVIGRALAVLYSEIKRRIEI from the coding sequence ATTGAATACAGACGGGACTTCAGGGACAAAGGGCTCTCAAAACTGGGGGATTCCCTCGTGAACCTTATGTACTCACTGGCCTTGAGCGAGTACCTCGGTAGACCAACGGGGGAACGCGTCCCAAACGCGTCGCTGGCAATTGCGCTTGAGCTCTCCGGGTTGAGGGGGCTCGTACCACCCAGAACAGACAAACACGGCAGGGGAGATATCGCTGAGGCCGTGATTGCATACGCATGGCTTGAGGGAAAGATAACGATTGAAGAGGCCGTTGAGATAATCCTCGAGAACCTGAACGACGATGTCACTCACTTCACGAGGAATAAGGAGGTTATCGGAAGGGCACTGGCGGTTCTCTACAGTGAGATAAAGAGGAGGATAGAGATCTAG
- a CDS encoding N-glycosylase/DNA lyase, translating to MSLERFLGLPGKANDEKVLRLKDILGKLSIGCARIIEERVDLQFDALRTLHENLKDKGLFMKLVMANAVVSYQLSGRGEDWWWEFSRYFSDNPPDDGIVEAYSSFLPRSRTNRRLVTPKVSRLERFEPFLDSLSFRDLRDYYFGGMTHLRNEIARVLNSKENAKTIVFAVKMFGYAGRIVFGEFVPYPMEIEIPEDSRITAYTKRFTDEKPAGFWSRIGRETGIPPLHIDSILWPLLGGNERVMERLRLHCREYELALKLLSL from the coding sequence ATGAGCCTGGAACGGTTCCTTGGACTGCCAGGAAAGGCCAACGACGAAAAGGTGCTTCGGTTGAAAGACATCCTGGGCAAACTGAGCATAGGGTGTGCGAGGATCATAGAGGAGCGGGTTGACCTGCAGTTTGATGCCCTCCGCACTCTCCACGAAAACCTCAAGGACAAAGGGCTCTTCATGAAACTCGTCATGGCGAACGCCGTAGTCAGCTATCAGCTCAGCGGAAGGGGGGAGGATTGGTGGTGGGAGTTTTCACGTTACTTCTCAGACAACCCGCCGGACGATGGTATTGTCGAGGCTTACTCCAGCTTTCTTCCCAGGTCGAGAACCAACAGGCGGCTAGTCACTCCAAAGGTCTCCAGACTTGAGAGGTTTGAGCCCTTCCTTGACTCTCTCTCCTTCCGTGACCTCAGGGACTACTACTTCGGTGGCATGACCCATTTGAGGAATGAAATCGCTCGGGTCCTGAACTCGAAGGAAAATGCCAAGACGATCGTTTTTGCTGTCAAGATGTTCGGGTACGCTGGCAGGATAGTCTTCGGTGAATTCGTGCCTTACCCCATGGAGATAGAGATACCTGAGGACAGCAGGATAACCGCCTATACAAAGCGTTTCACCGACGAGAAGCCTGCTGGATTCTGGAGCAGAATCGGGCGGGAGACGGGTATCCCTCCCCTTCACATAGACTCCATACTGTGGCCCCTGCTTGGGGGCAACGAGCGGGTCATGGAGCGGCTCCGTCTGCACTGCCGGGAGTACGAGCTGGCTTTGAAACTTCTTTCGCTTTGA
- the sppA gene encoding signal peptide peptidase SppA yields the protein MRENLWKYVSLILVLLLAMMSVSAVLLYMQNSSLRGYTPANVTSVSQVQVENVSCNNTELLSEISELKGQIDFLKRFTTNGTPSNTTIAVVPLFGLIDDYTALYLVPVLRRIADNSSIGGVILWIESPGGEVGAVRDIYTAVRKLDLIKPVVAYTGGMAASGGYYVAVASDRIIADPLAEVGSIGVIYVHYDMEKNYAQNGIKVDVFKTGKYKDMGAEWRALTPEERRMITNMVDTYFEAFLTAVSTGRNMTINETRKYATGRTWFAVNVTGTLVDSTGDMDTAIRTLEGMLNVTNARVVVYSGPKPENFGVYGSEVLFLDPRYLNTYIRR from the coding sequence ATGAGGGAGAACCTTTGGAAGTACGTCTCACTGATACTGGTCCTTCTGCTTGCCATGATGAGTGTTTCGGCGGTTCTGCTCTACATGCAGAACTCCAGTCTTAGGGGATATACGCCCGCCAACGTGACGAGTGTGTCCCAGGTACAGGTTGAGAACGTGAGCTGCAACAACACCGAGCTCCTTAGCGAGATAAGCGAGCTGAAGGGTCAGATTGATTTTCTCAAAAGGTTCACCACCAATGGCACCCCATCAAATACTACGATAGCGGTTGTTCCCCTGTTCGGTTTGATCGATGATTACACCGCCCTTTACTTGGTTCCGGTTCTCAGGAGGATAGCGGATAACAGCTCCATCGGTGGTGTGATCCTCTGGATAGAGAGCCCCGGTGGAGAGGTCGGTGCCGTGAGGGATATATACACCGCGGTCAGAAAACTTGATCTGATTAAACCCGTAGTTGCCTACACAGGGGGCATGGCGGCTTCCGGAGGATATTATGTAGCAGTGGCCTCAGACAGGATAATAGCGGACCCACTGGCGGAAGTTGGGAGCATAGGGGTTATCTACGTTCACTATGACATGGAGAAGAACTACGCGCAGAACGGTATCAAGGTCGATGTATTCAAAACAGGTAAATATAAGGATATGGGGGCGGAGTGGCGTGCCCTCACACCTGAAGAGCGCAGAATGATAACCAATATGGTCGATACATATTTCGAAGCCTTCCTGACCGCAGTGAGCACGGGGAGGAACATGACGATTAACGAGACCCGGAAATACGCGACCGGACGGACGTGGTTTGCCGTCAACGTAACCGGAACGCTTGTGGACAGTACAGGGGACATGGACACCGCCATAAGGACCCTGGAGGGTATGCTAAACGTCACGAACGCCAGGGTGGTGGTCTACAGCGGCCCGAAGCCGGAAAACTTTGGGGTGTACGGTAGCGAAGTCCTTTTCCTCGATCCTAGGTATCTGAACACTTACATCAGGAGGTGA
- a CDS encoding DNA-directed RNA polymerase subunit L — translation MKIDVVRREKNELEFYLEGEDHTFANILNEVLHENKHVTFAGYTIEHPVLMARRPKFRVVTDGKVTPEAALEEAAQRIFDRARAALEAWRAVTES, via the coding sequence ATGAAGATTGATGTTGTCAGGCGTGAAAAGAACGAGCTTGAGTTTTACCTTGAAGGAGAGGATCACACCTTCGCGAACATTCTTAATGAGGTTCTCCACGAGAACAAACACGTTACCTTCGCCGGCTACACCATCGAGCACCCGGTCCTCATGGCGAGAAGGCCGAAGTTCCGGGTCGTCACCGACGGCAAGGTGACCCCTGAGGCTGCGCTGGAGGAGGCTGCTCAGAGGATATTCGACCGTGCAAGGGCTGCCCTTGAGGCCTGGAGGGCGGTAACTGAATCTTGA
- a CDS encoding PH1570 family protein: MLCEEKLEIFENGFEDGKLHLRIEFYGKDTRRVLLAVLRELYLPEYGKGYVYPFECAKEFWGIYMEPREIKAEKFRPNPVKFMNPSIMKRLENAVLESHAPEDVRSLVRIDGAEVHRTKRGLLALGRNFILREDGLFITFNKPSARSLILKYLGMADED; encoded by the coding sequence TTGCTCTGTGAGGAGAAGCTTGAAATCTTTGAGAACGGCTTTGAAGACGGCAAGCTCCACCTCCGAATAGAGTTCTATGGTAAAGACACGCGGAGGGTCCTGCTGGCTGTACTCCGGGAGCTGTACCTGCCAGAATATGGTAAGGGGTACGTTTACCCTTTTGAGTGTGCAAAGGAGTTCTGGGGAATCTACATGGAGCCCCGGGAGATAAAGGCTGAGAAGTTCCGTCCGAATCCCGTAAAGTTCATGAACCCCTCCATCATGAAAAGGCTTGAGAACGCCGTTCTTGAGAGCCACGCTCCCGAAGATGTGAGGTCCCTAGTCAGGATAGATGGGGCCGAGGTTCACAGGACTAAAAGGGGTCTGCTCGCCCTTGGTAGGAACTTCATTCTCAGGGAGGACGGGTTGTTCATCACCTTTAACAAGCCCTCGGCACGCAGTCTGATACTTAAGTACTTGGGGATGGCAGATGAAGATTGA
- a CDS encoding sugar phosphate isomerase/epimerase has protein sequence MEIGVTIYPHFVTKDKTLASTLADVKIKNYDFVSIFPHTLGVIMNGRVIEKKLRTLETTLRGVGIDYIVRMPTSVNLRDHIYYTRHFRVARAVADVAIKLGAKVIVMQSGKTGRLDLEIEAIQQLADMVKPFGVNIALENTYSVKDTLYVVDSVASQNVGFALDVAHAFLSAQGDADKLLEDVKLGTDKTVILMIHDNFGKLFPQVEPEDALAYGVGDLHLMPGEGSIPFGKVLKLFGDVPLLLKVKHSSKFAKIPNKHGLIELLTSL, from the coding sequence ATGGAGATCGGGGTAACTATTTATCCGCATTTCGTAACGAAGGACAAGACCCTCGCATCGACCCTCGCCGATGTCAAGATAAAGAATTATGATTTTGTCTCGATATTCCCTCATACCCTCGGCGTCATCATGAACGGGAGGGTCATAGAGAAAAAGCTCCGCACGCTTGAGACGACCCTCCGCGGTGTGGGAATTGATTACATCGTTCGGATGCCTACCTCTGTAAACCTGCGTGATCACATTTATTACACGAGGCACTTCCGGGTGGCACGGGCGGTGGCGGACGTCGCCATAAAACTCGGCGCAAAGGTAATCGTCATGCAGAGTGGTAAGACCGGGAGGCTTGATCTAGAAATAGAGGCTATACAGCAACTTGCCGATATGGTCAAGCCCTTTGGAGTGAATATAGCCCTAGAAAACACGTACAGCGTTAAGGACACGTTATACGTCGTGGACAGCGTCGCCAGTCAGAACGTTGGCTTTGCACTGGACGTCGCCCACGCTTTCCTGAGCGCTCAGGGAGATGCAGATAAGCTTCTGGAGGACGTTAAGCTCGGAACGGACAAGACGGTCATTCTGATGATACACGACAACTTTGGAAAGCTCTTCCCACAGGTGGAACCGGAGGACGCACTGGCCTACGGAGTTGGAGACCTCCACCTAATGCCGGGGGAAGGAAGCATACCATTTGGCAAGGTCTTAAAGCTCTTTGGAGACGTCCCACTGCTTTTAAAGGTAAAACACAGCAGCAAATTCGCCAAGATACCGAACAAACACGGACTCATTGAGCTTTTGACGAGTCTGTGA
- a CDS encoding ABC transporter permease subunit produces MMWGFQLELKKGLRTKKIWAVIIILSLIYVPFFYLLKRTSEELTVTSVMGLTISFVSGMAMFFLGIVAIVVGATAINGEIEKGTLRVALSKKITRSGYIIGKFLAQIAVFGIAILLATIVEFAGMLYIGVNLTAALVRDLVLINLLLLVVMVEFVAMGYLLSAFLKSSGTALGVGIAVFFILLIFVPLVISYQVYTHSDTTSLNDVQKLSDEYNTRYAFYSPMAQFNVITAHLSKHGTYSGTYRGVAYAIKERWVNTLLLFMMTAVYFGAAMLRFLRMDLR; encoded by the coding sequence ATGATGTGGGGATTTCAGCTTGAGCTTAAAAAAGGCCTGCGAACCAAGAAGATATGGGCCGTTATCATAATCCTTTCTCTGATATACGTGCCCTTCTTCTACCTGCTGAAGAGAACCTCTGAGGAATTAACGGTCACCTCTGTGATGGGGCTGACGATAAGCTTCGTCAGTGGGATGGCGATGTTTTTCCTCGGTATAGTTGCCATAGTGGTGGGCGCAACCGCCATAAACGGTGAGATTGAGAAGGGAACGCTTAGAGTGGCGCTGAGCAAAAAGATAACGAGAAGCGGATACATAATAGGTAAGTTCCTTGCCCAGATAGCGGTCTTTGGAATTGCAATCCTCCTGGCGACCATTGTTGAGTTCGCCGGGATGCTGTACATCGGCGTTAACTTGACCGCGGCCCTCGTTAGGGACCTCGTTCTGATAAACCTGTTGCTGCTCGTTGTTATGGTGGAGTTCGTTGCCATGGGCTACCTTCTCTCGGCTTTCCTCAAATCATCGGGGACAGCGCTTGGAGTGGGGATAGCGGTGTTTTTCATCCTGTTGATATTTGTGCCTTTGGTCATAAGCTATCAGGTTTACACTCACTCCGACACGACGAGCCTAAACGACGTCCAAAAACTCTCGGACGAGTACAACACCAGGTACGCTTTTTACTCCCCCATGGCCCAGTTCAACGTAATAACTGCCCATTTAAGCAAGCACGGTACGTACAGCGGGACGTATCGGGGGGTGGCGTACGCCATCAAGGAGAGATGGGTGAACACACTGCTGCTGTTCATGATGACGGCCGTTTACTTTGGGGCCGCCATGCTGCGCTTCCTCAGGATGGATTTGAGGTGA